In Gadus morhua chromosome 2, gadMor3.0, whole genome shotgun sequence, a single window of DNA contains:
- the LOC115561241 gene encoding trinucleotide repeat-containing gene 6B protein isoform X4, with the protein MEDKKKKKEDKKKRDSFQKVPDPKIKVPEAAKPSTIQPPSTPGPAPPTSSPGGGPGASLPAPDGGNNVKQRAAVATGQPSSASSNSSSSSSSSSGSQATSTAQRYIPREVPPRFRCQQDHKVLLKRGQPPLSSMLLGGGSGGGGATPPPLSSQSGETPPTAGPIDLNTGSSYSSSPSIAAAASSTTSSYANSTWGAGSGSQPPSQGWEKVIVDGTDLEAWPSILGGAKPGSGGAGGGASREPDHAPNSSASWNERNVQQKGGAEVGGGDRPSSPHSSSPPSPPPPSSSSLAECAGGSPWGSSPSESGTGSDVLYNSNVSHLGPGSQKSPGGSCSSSGGGGAQATGPGFSPSTNPSAWPALGPEQTQGPVEGLRLSTSPLPPSSGSQPGLQQQQSEGPGAGVTGVGEPWGGAERGPQRGAGTGATGPGPNQGGGGDGGANRSGSSSSSSSSSWRTMPPTSSSSEVTVGASPGDGWGGGGQSQGDTTGWGQPASQGDTTGWGQPASQGDTTGWGQPASQGDSTGWGQPASQGDSTGWGQPSDSSSNAPGASQGAGEGGGTGESGWGGSGNTAIGTGGSAQPGGRAGSSNSSSSSGGSGGVGGGALQDSASPAVASGAKAWDNQTAEEKSAERGRAEWGGAGEGGRTAGVGGGVTGDGSGGGGAPNQKTDGSGGPASQPSPNAEVALKSMLSRSDLDPRVLSNVGWGQTQIRQNVAWDMEASAAAAAAAAGGGEGGGGGGGKLKDKSSSSSSSSSSSTITTRGSGYSGANAGPKATEPPTGGGSSSGPGPKRDGWDGAGAHQPGRGPHMEAGNRRKGGSPPEGGSEGNPAKNAGGWGGLAPESQGKPWGGEEPQERRDHRGGGGGWRDGGEQGRGGWGGPPPESKGAGGWKDGPGGGGGGGGGGGGGGGGGGRDWGQRDSKPGGMWGEGRGGGRMHSDEGPSWGDDGGPQRGGWGGGDAGGGGGGGGGGSKPHQEWGGGKPHGPPAQTPNSQVAPMKAPNQQHQSQGQQPAMAGGWGGRPGAGPPPPSKSQNQSPGWTAGPVPRAAGPGAGGVDSAESSGWDEPSPQSISRKMEIDDGTSAWGDPQRYSNKNVNMWDKNSGSGGQGSGGPGPGGPGGHGPQGPSPPNPQQPPRRQPPSRESGNGGVGMWGKGGGQPEDANAGGWGQSSSSSPSAAPAGWGDPEPEPGKPSGWGNPSANPGKPGPKSGEGWGSKGEGPVAASRHSSWDEEEEGGVWNSGGSQGGWAHGHAGARGHVKGGRGESWGNPMSRQFANMGLLGDDPGCDKKMDPDKRGMSDYNGEMRRGGRGGGGGYRMPGSKDMAPGDMGHYGDKMSGHGGYGGGGGGGGMPPSRGMHQPGGHPMTPNQGLRAPVPHQYMSAQVPGSMMKQMPSPGNSLGGGGGVGGGGGGGGAGGLFPPQLSPQQLAMLSNIYPHVQQFHLACQLLLQQQQQQHQQQQQQLLQNQRKFPQPLRQQTDPQQLARLMAVLQQQRQQQGGGGGGGSSKLSPSHLGGGGLPKQSMDPLGHPGGVGVSLSDFHAKTQAMYSGLAPGGNLSGLDLGQGGGPGMKDPGGGQQSRFKWMMEGHSPSSPSPDAIAAMHKNGPIPNPMKNRGGSPYSQYEMMGPEGLGLPPQGPMDHWHRSPGTKMPHKPGPPSWPPEFQPGVPWKGIPSAGDPESDPFMTPGSVMNPPGPQSLQDSDHPLLRDNTGPNCSLPTSLPSSGAWPYSASDGPLANAHSSAKYSEYKPSWPPEPIGHNKLWKTNRISSQLPRPPPGLSSQKQAQPSPWGSGGPRLARGWGGGGGGGGASQDSRFSQGSAWSDGLASRGSCWLLLSNLTPQIDGSTLRTICMQHGPLLTFHLGLTQGSALVRYSSPQEAAKAQGALHMCVLGNTTILAEFVSEEEVARYFAHSQAGGGDGGPAGSAPGGPQGSSGPGPSVASSGGSSPGSERGPATPGGGGGGGGGGGGGGGGGSVLSTGSGWQNLDGSGSSSEGSGAPGPGLGVFSQWSTNGTAEGAGPGGAEPGGRPGMWGAVTVGYPGGGGGGGGGGSMWGTPQMEERHQMDNPAALLPGDLLGGGADSI; encoded by the exons GTGCCAGACCCAAAAATAAAAG TGCCAGAAGCAGCCAAGCCCTCCACCATCCAGCCGCCCTCCaccccgggccccgccccccccacctcctcccccggcGGCGGTCCTGGTGCGTCCCTGCCTGCTCCCGACGGCGGGAACAATGTTAAGCAGCGGGCTGCTGTGGCCACCGGAcagccctcctccgcctcctctaactcctcctcctcctcctcctcctcttctgggaGCCAGGCGACGTCGACGGCCCAGCGCTACATCCCCCGTGAGGTGCCCCCGCGCTTCCGCTGCCAGCAGGACCACAAAGTGCTACTGAAGAGGGGCCAGCCGCCCCTGTCCTCCATGCTGCTGGGGGGCGGctcagggggaggaggtgctactcctcctccgctctcctctcAGTCGGGAGAAACCCCCCCAACAGCTGGACCCATAG ATCTGAACACCGGTTCATCCTACTCCTCCTCGCCATCcatcgctgctgctgcttcttctaCTACTTCGTCTTATGCAAATTCCACTTGGGGGGCAGGCTCTGGCAGCCAACCCCCCTCTCAGGGCTGGGAGAAGGTGATCGTGGACGGGACTGACCTGGAGGCGTGGCCGAGCATCCTGGGCGGGGCAAAGCCGGGGTcgggtggggcggggggcggggcaaGCAGGGAACCGGATCATGCGCCCAACAGCAGTGCCTCATGGAATGAGAGGAACGTTCAGCAGAAGGGAGGGGCTGAGGTCGGGGGTGGCGACCGCCCCTCCtcgcctcactcctcctcacccccatctccccctcccccctcatcgtCATCGCTCGCTGAATGTGCGGGAGGCTCCCCGTGGGGCTCCTCCCCTTCGGAGTccgggacaggaagtgatgtgcTTTACAACTCCAACGTGTCCCATCTGGGCCCAGGCTCTCAGAAGAGCCCTGGAGGCAGCTGTAGTagtagtggcggtggtggggcgCAGGCCACGGGCCCGGGCTTCAGCCCCAGCACCAACCCCTCCGCCTGGCCCGCCCTGGGGCCGGAGCAGACCCAGGGCCCCGTAGAGGGTCTCCGCCTGTCCACCagccctctccctccgtcctcTGGGAGCCAGCCaggcctccagcagcagcaatctgaggggccgggggcgggggtcACCGGGGTTGGGGAGCCCTGGGGCGGGGCCGAGCGGGGCCCTCAGAGGGGGGCGGGCACCGGCGCGACGGGGCCAGGACCAAATCAAGGAGGCGGTGGAGACGGGGGCGCCAATCGAtcgggctcctcctcctcgtcctcctcctcctcgtggcGGACCATGCctccgacctcctcctcctcggaggTCACCGTGGGAGCCTCCCCTGGCGAcggctgggggggcggggggcagagcCAGGGCGACACCACCGGCTGGGGCCAGCCTGCCAGTCAGGGCGACACCACCGGCTGGGGCCAGCCTGCCAGTCAGGGCGACACCACCGGCTGGGGCCAGCCTGCCAGTCAGGGCGACTCGACGGGCTGGGGCCAGCCTGCCAGTCAGGGCGACTCGACGGGCTGGGGCCAGCCGAGTGACAGTAGCTCCAACGCTCCTGGGGCATCTCAGGGagctggggagggtgggggtacGGGAGAgtcagggtgggggggctcTGGAAACACTGCAATAGGAACTGGAGGGAGCGCCCAGCCCGGGGGGCGGgccgggagcagcaacagcagcagcagtagtggagGGAGTGGCGGTGTCGGGGGCGGGGCTTTGCAGGACTCCGCCTCTCCGGCGGTTGCAAGCGGGGCGAAGGCCTGGGACAATCAGACGGCGGAGGAGAAGAgcgcggagagagggagggcggaatggggaggagcaggggaaggCGGGAGGACGGCTGGCGTAGGAGGCGGAGTCACAGGAGATGGGAGTGGCGGAGGCGGAGCACCTAACCAGAAGACAGACGGCTCCGGAGGCCCCGCCTCCCAGCCGTCGCCCAACGCTGAAGTGGCCTTAAAGAGCATGCTGAGTCGCTCGGACCTGGACCCGAGGGTGCTGTCCAACGTGGGCTGGGGCCAGACCCAGATCCGGCAGAACGTGGCCTGGGACATGGAGGCCTctgccgcagccgccgccgccgccgcagggggaggagaagggggcgggggaggaggagggaagctCAAAGACAAAAgctcctcgtcgtcctcgtcctcgtcctcgtccaccATCACGACGCGCGGCTCCGGGTATTCTGGGGCCAACGCGGGTCCGAAGGCCACCGAGCCGCCGActggcggcggcagcagctcgGGTCCCGGGCCCAAGAGGGACGGCTGGGACGGCGCCGGGGCCCACCAGCCCGGCCGGGGGCCCCACATGGAGGCTGGGAACCGGAGGAAGGGCGGGTCGCCGCCGGAGGGGGGCAGCGAGGGGAACCCGGCCAAGAACGCCGGAGGCTGGGGGGGACTGGCCCCCGAGAGCCAGGGGAAACCCTGGGGGGGCGAGGAACCACAAGAACGGAGGGACcacagaggaggtggaggaggctggagaGATGGTGGAGAACAGGGTAGAGGTGGGTGGGGAGGGCCTCCTCCAGAGAGCAAAGGAGCGGGAGGATGGAAGGATgggcctgggggtgggggtggtggtgggggaggaggaggaggaggggggggaggcggggggagagaCTGGGGACAGCGGGACTCCAAACCAGGAGGGATGtggggagaggggcgtggcggCGGCAGGATGCACTCTGACGAAGGCCCGTCCTGGGGGGACGACGGTGGGCCTCAGagaggaggttgggggggaggggacgctggaggaggaggaggaggaggtggtggggggagcAAGCCCCACCAGGAGTGGGGGGGTGGCAAGCCCCACGGCCCGCCAGCACAGACCCCAAACAGCCAGGTGGCCCCCATGAAGGCCCCCAATCAGCAGCACCAATCACAAGGCCAGCAGCCCGCCATGGCCGGGGGCTGGGGTGGACGTCCGGGCGCCGGCCCGCCTCCGCCCTCCAAGAGCCAGAACCAAAGCCCGGGCTGGACGGCGGGGCCGGTCCCCCGGGCGGCCGGgccaggggccgggggggtgGACTCCGCGGAGTCCAGCGGGTGGGATGAGCCGTCCCCCCAGTCCATCAGCCGCAAGATGGAGATCGACGACGGGACGTCCGCCTGGGGCGACCCCCAGCGCTACAGCAACAAGAACGTCAACATGTGGGACAAGAACAGTGGCTCTGGCGGCCAGGGGTCTGGAGGACCCGGTccagggggcccgggggggcacGGCCCGcagggcccctcccctcccaaccCCCAGCAGCCCCCCAGACGCCAGCCCCCCAGCAGGGAGTCCGGCAACGGTGGAGTGG GTATGTGGGGCAAAGGAGGCGGACAGCCGGAGGACGCCAATGCGGGTGGCTGGGGTCAGAGTTCATCATCGTCGCCCTCGGCAGCGCCCGCTGGCTGGGGAGACCCTGAACCTGAGCCAGGGAAGCCGTCCGGTTGGGGGAACCCCTCCGCCAATCCCGGCAAGCCAG GCCCCAAGtcaggggagggctgggggtcaAAGGGCGAGGGGCCCGTGGCCGCCTCCCGCCACTCCAgctgggacgaggaggaggaggggggcgtctGGAACAGCGGGGGGTCCCAGGGAGGCTGGGCCCACGGCCACGCCGGAGCCAGGGGCCACGTCAAG GGGGGCCGTGGCGAGAGCTGGGGTAATCCGATGTCGCGGCAGTTCGCCAACATGGGCCTCCTG GGTGACGATCCAGGCTGCGACAAGAAAATGGATCCAGACAAGAGAGGGATGAGTGACTACAACGGAGAGAtgcggagaggaggaagaggaggaggaggaggctacCGCATGCCTGGCTCTAAAGACATGGCGCCTGGGGACATGGGTCACTATGGAGACAAG ATGAGTGGTCATGGGGGGTacggcggtggaggaggtgggggcggtATGCCTCCGTCACGAGGCATGCACCAGCCCGGGGGCCATCCCATGACCCCCAACCAGGGTCTACGGGCCCCTGTGCCCCATCAGTACATGTCTGCCCAG GTCCCAGGGTCCATGATGAAGCAGATGCCGTCGCCTGGCAACAGCCTTGgcgggggaggtggggtgggtgggggaggaggaggaggaggagcaggaggactgTTCCCCCCTCAGCTGTCCCCGCAGCAGTTGGCCATGTTGAGCAACATCTACCCTCACGTCCAGCAGTTTCACCTG GCGTGTCAActcctcctgcagcagcagcaacagcagcaccaacagcaacagcagcagctgttGCAGAACCAGAGGAAGTTCCCCCAGCCCCTCCGCCAGCAGACCGACCCCCAGCAG TTGGCCAGGCTCATGGCCGTCCTTCAGCAGCAGAGACAgcagcagggtggggggggaggaggggggagctccaagctgtctccctcccacctggggggaggaggcCTCCCCAAGCAGTCCATGGACCCTCTGGGTCACCCCGGGGGCGTAGGGGTCTCCCTCTCCGACTTCCACGCTAAGACCCAGGCCATGTACTCTG GTCTGGCGCCGGGGGGGAACCTGTCGGGCCTGGACCTGGGCCAGGGCGGGGGTCCGGGGATGAAGGACCCAGGTGGGGGGCAGCAGTCTCGCTTCAAGTGGATGATGGAGGGCCactcgccctcctccccctcgccggACGCCATCGCCGCGATGCACAAGAACG GCCCCATACCCAACCCCATGAAGAACAGAGGAGGCTCCCCGTACTCCCAGTACGAGATGATGGGCCCCGAGGGCCTGGGCCTCCCTCCCCAGGGACCCATGGACCACTGGCACCGCAGCCCCGGGACCAAGATGCCCCACAAGCCGGGCCCCCCCAGCTGGCCCCCAG AGTTCCAGCCCGGCGTGCCCTGGAAGGGGATCCCGAGCGCAGGGGACCCCGAGTCCGACCCCTTCATGACCCCTGGCAGTGTGATGAACCCCCCGGGCCCGCAGAGCCTGCAGGATTCTGACCACCCGCTCCTCCGTGACAACACTG GGCCAAACTGCTCCCTCCCCACCTCGCTGCCTTCCTCCGGTGCCTGGCCTTACAGTGCCTCCGACGGCCCCCTGGCCAACGCCCACAGCTCAG CCAAGTACTCGGAGTACAAGCCCAGCTGGCCCCCAGAGCCCATCGGACACAACAAGCTGTGGAAGACCAATCGCATCAGCTCTCAGCTGCCACGCCCGCCCCCAGGATTATCCAGTCAGAAGCAggctcagccctccccctggGGCAGCGGAGGCCCCCGATTGGccaggggatggggagggggtggaggagggggaggagcaagCCAGGACTCCCGATTCAGTCAAG GCTCGGCATGGAGTGACGGTTTGGCCTCAAGAGGAAGCTGCTGGCTGTTGCTGAGCAACCTGACCCCTCAG ATCGACGGCTCCACGCTGCGGACCATCTGCATGCAGCACGGCCCCCTGCTCACCTTCCACCTGGGCCTGACCCAGGGCAGCGCGCTGGTCCGCTACAGCAGCCCCCAGGAGGCGGCCAAGGCCCAGGGCGCACTGCACAT GTGCGTTCTGGGGAACACCACCATCCTGGCTGAGTTTgtgagcgaggaggaggtcGCTCGGTATTTTGCACATTCTCAGGCCGGTGGGGGCGACGGGGGGCCCGCCGGCTccgcccccgggggcccccagGGCTCGTCAGGACCGGGCCCCTCAGTGGCTAGCAGCGGGGGCAGCTCCCCGGGCAGCGAGCGGGGGCCGGCCacccctggaggaggtggtggaggtggtggaggaggaggaggtggaggaggtggggggtcgGTTCTCTCCACTGGCTCCGGTTGGCAGAACCTGGACGGCAGCGGCAGCTCCTCAGAGgggtccggggccccggggcccggcctGGGCGTGTTCTCCCAGTGGAGCACCAACGGGACCgccgagggggcggggcccgggggggcggagcctgggGGCCGGCCAGGGATGTGGGGGGCCGTGACGGTGGGGTAccccggcggtggtggtggtggcggcggcggcggcagcatgTGGGGGACCCCGCAGATGGAAGAGAGGCACCAAATGGACAACCCAGCGGCGCTGTTGCCAGGCGACCtgctggggggcggggcagacTCCATCTGA